From Pseudomonas alcaligenes, a single genomic window includes:
- the algK gene encoding alginate biosynthesis TPR repeat lipoprotein AlgK — MSHHHSRAPLAAPLLLSLAVGLGGCAGLPDQRLANEALKSGDNVTAERNFRALAEMGYSDAAVGLADLQVASGTPEDLAKAEQTYRQAMDESPRAKARLGKLLARKPDADSGQRREAAQLLEDAFAAGESSSLLQLAMLYLQYPQDFPGMNVQARIGAWRQQGQPQAELAQILVYRSQGTYNQHLGEIEQICQGLLEQADVCYVELATVYQLQGQEEQREALLQRLMGDYRSGAVPAQRVESVAQVLADGELGKPAEGKAQELLEAIAPQYPAAWVSLARLLYDYPALGDIDTLMGYLEHGRDAALPRAELLLGKLYYEGKLVPQDPHKAEQHLRKAAPSEPAANYLLGQIYLRGYLGEVYPQQALDHLLSAARAGQINADFALGQMFSQGKGIQPDLPSAYVFSQLALPKNTPQAIELARNVSQQLPAAQLGQARQKLQEERALRGPALPEQAELSAQAL; from the coding sequence ATGTCCCACCACCACTCCCGCGCGCCCCTGGCGGCGCCGCTGCTGCTGAGCCTGGCCGTCGGCCTGGGCGGCTGCGCCGGCCTGCCGGATCAGCGCCTGGCCAACGAGGCGCTGAAGAGCGGCGACAACGTCACCGCCGAACGCAACTTCCGCGCCCTGGCCGAGATGGGCTACAGCGATGCCGCCGTCGGCCTGGCCGACCTGCAGGTGGCCAGCGGCACGCCCGAAGACCTGGCCAAGGCCGAGCAGACCTATCGCCAGGCCATGGACGAGTCGCCGCGGGCCAAGGCCCGCCTCGGCAAGCTGCTGGCGCGCAAGCCCGACGCCGACAGCGGCCAGCGCCGCGAGGCCGCGCAGCTGCTCGAAGACGCCTTCGCCGCCGGTGAGAGCAGCAGCCTGCTGCAGCTGGCGATGCTCTATCTGCAATATCCACAGGACTTTCCCGGTATGAACGTACAAGCGCGTATCGGCGCCTGGCGCCAGCAGGGCCAGCCGCAGGCCGAACTGGCCCAGATCCTGGTCTACCGCAGCCAGGGCACCTACAACCAGCACCTCGGCGAGATCGAACAGATCTGCCAGGGTCTGCTCGAACAGGCCGACGTGTGCTACGTCGAACTGGCCACCGTGTACCAGCTGCAGGGCCAGGAAGAGCAGCGCGAAGCCCTGCTGCAACGCCTGATGGGCGACTACCGCAGCGGCGCCGTGCCGGCCCAGCGGGTCGAGTCGGTGGCCCAGGTGCTGGCCGACGGCGAGCTCGGCAAGCCCGCCGAAGGCAAGGCCCAGGAACTGCTCGAGGCCATTGCCCCGCAATACCCGGCCGCCTGGGTCAGCCTGGCCCGGCTGCTCTACGACTACCCGGCGCTGGGCGATATCGACACCCTGATGGGCTACCTCGAGCACGGCCGCGACGCCGCCCTGCCGCGCGCCGAACTGCTGCTCGGCAAGCTCTACTACGAAGGCAAGCTGGTGCCGCAGGATCCGCACAAGGCCGAGCAGCACCTGCGCAAGGCCGCGCCCAGCGAGCCCGCCGCCAACTACCTGCTGGGGCAGATCTACCTGCGCGGCTACCTCGGCGAGGTCTACCCGCAGCAGGCCCTCGACCACCTGCTCAGCGCCGCCCGCGCCGGGCAGATCAACGCCGATTTCGCCCTCGGCCAGATGTTCTCCCAGGGCAAGGGCATCCAGCCCGACCTGCCCAGCGCCTATGTGTTCAGCCAGCTGGCGCTGCCCAAGAACACCCCGCAGGCCATCGAGCTGGCGCGCAACGTCAGCCAGCAACTGCCCGCCGCGCAGCTGGGCCAGGCCAGACAGAAACTGCAGGAAGAACGCGCCCTGCGCGGCCCCGCCCTGCCAGAACAGGCCGAGCTCAGCGCCCAGGCGCTGTAA
- a CDS encoding alginate export family protein — protein MKLNHLTTGLSLGMSLLGAGSASAVQVSDPNFGLDVKITLQSEDDRDLGTAKGGDVEGLGLDLRPWAYGQRGNWSAFAMGQAVTATDIVETDTLQSSDLDSEEDSGNGNDGRQPDKSYLAMREFWVDYAGLTPYPGEHLRLGRQRVRSAEGTWWDSNIEALRWSFDTSLLEAHVGVAERFSEYRTDLDELAPEDEDRQHLFGDLSYQWTPGHWVGLKAHHSHDSGDLQNPGEEVDALDKRYTGDLTWLGLNADGDFFNPNSKNPLNYWAQATWLTGDTEQLEHLVVGDQRIATGKRDQDVDAWAVDLGLRYSLDDNWKVGGAYARGSGGGDEGKSEQFMQTGLESNRSAFTGVDSRVHRFGEAFRGELSNLQVASAFASWKLREDYDASLVYHRFWRVDADQDIGQSGITAQLQDGEKDVGQELDLVVTKYFKQGLLPAGMSEHLDDRSALVRFRGGVFKPGDAYAGDTDALMHRAIVDFIWRF, from the coding sequence ATGAAACTGAATCACCTCACCACCGGCCTGAGCCTCGGCATGTCGCTACTCGGCGCCGGCTCGGCCTCGGCGGTACAGGTCAGCGACCCGAACTTCGGCCTCGACGTGAAGATCACCCTGCAGTCCGAGGACGACCGCGACCTCGGCACCGCCAAGGGCGGCGACGTCGAGGGCCTGGGTCTCGACCTGCGACCCTGGGCCTACGGCCAGCGTGGCAACTGGAGCGCCTTCGCCATGGGCCAGGCGGTCACCGCCACCGACATAGTCGAGACCGACACCCTGCAGTCCAGCGACCTCGACTCGGAAGAGGACTCGGGCAATGGCAACGACGGCCGCCAGCCGGACAAGAGCTACCTGGCCATGCGCGAGTTCTGGGTCGACTACGCCGGCCTTACGCCCTACCCCGGCGAACACCTGCGCCTCGGTCGCCAGCGCGTACGCAGCGCCGAAGGCACCTGGTGGGACAGCAACATCGAGGCGCTACGCTGGAGCTTCGACACCAGCCTGCTGGAAGCCCATGTCGGCGTCGCCGAGCGCTTCTCCGAATACCGCACCGACCTCGACGAACTGGCCCCGGAAGACGAAGACCGCCAGCACCTGTTCGGCGACCTGTCCTACCAGTGGACGCCCGGCCACTGGGTCGGCCTCAAGGCCCACCACAGCCACGACAGCGGCGACCTGCAGAACCCCGGCGAAGAAGTCGACGCGCTGGACAAGCGCTACACCGGCGACCTCACCTGGCTCGGCCTGAATGCCGATGGCGACTTCTTCAACCCCAATTCGAAGAACCCGCTCAACTACTGGGCCCAGGCCACCTGGCTGACCGGTGACACCGAGCAACTCGAGCATCTGGTGGTCGGCGACCAGCGCATTGCCACCGGCAAGCGCGACCAGGATGTCGACGCCTGGGCCGTCGACCTCGGCCTGCGTTACAGCCTCGACGACAACTGGAAGGTCGGCGGCGCTTACGCCCGTGGCAGCGGCGGCGGTGACGAGGGCAAGTCCGAGCAGTTCATGCAGACCGGCCTGGAGAGCAACCGATCGGCCTTCACCGGCGTCGACTCGCGTGTGCACCGCTTCGGCGAAGCCTTTCGCGGCGAGCTGAGCAACCTGCAGGTGGCCAGTGCCTTCGCCTCGTGGAAGCTGCGCGAGGACTACGACGCCAGCCTGGTCTACCACCGTTTCTGGCGCGTCGACGCCGACCAGGACATCGGCCAGAGCGGCATCACCGCCCAGCTGCAGGACGGCGAGAAGGATGTCGGCCAGGAGCTCGACCTGGTGGTGACCAAGTACTTCAAGCAGGGCCTGCTACCCGCCGGCATGAGCGAACACCTGGACGACCGTTCGGCCCTGGTGCGCTTTCGCGGTGGCGTGTTCAAGCCCGGCGATGCCTATGCCGGCGATACCGACGCGCTGATGCACCGCGCCATCGTCGACTTCATCTGGCGCTTCTGA
- the algG gene encoding mannuronan 5-epimerase AlgG, protein MHAPNTALPIRGFHPPYKRLALRLLCGGVLLGLLQLAEANTPQPTQSLKETKNYTVTSAPINQLQLAEPKLPELDGYTREAVLAKIQPKPAGQVVVRRMLQQDALKDFIGGNERLREWVSRQRGIPLAIFVEGGYVTPRELAKRLPPSQFAETAPGVFIARLPLVVAQGATLHVGQEVKELRLSQERGAFLVNDGKLFITDTQLTAWNESKGEPAWFQQPKTFRPFLVSWGGSELYIAKSRVSSLGYDNSKSYGISITQYTPGMHARLKRPQPTGWLVDSEFVDHWYGFYCFEAQNVVIKGNTYRDNIVYGIDPHDRSHGLIIANNRVYGTRKKHGIIISREVNDSWIINNKSYDNRLSGIVIDRNSVGNLIAYNHVYRNHSDGITLYESPDNLLWGNQVLNNARHGIRIRNSVNIRLYQNLAAANGLTGIYGHIKDLSDTDRDIALDPFDTKVSMIVVGGELAANGSSPLSIDSPLSLELYNVALTAPSKSTGITFSGVLGERQEEILDLLVRRKKAVLIDPVESQAELQD, encoded by the coding sequence ATGCACGCACCAAATACCGCGCTGCCGATACGCGGGTTTCACCCGCCCTACAAGCGCCTGGCCCTGCGCCTGCTCTGTGGCGGCGTGCTGCTCGGCCTGCTGCAGCTGGCCGAAGCCAATACGCCGCAGCCGACCCAGTCACTCAAGGAAACCAAGAACTACACGGTAACCAGCGCGCCGATCAACCAGCTGCAACTGGCCGAGCCCAAGCTGCCAGAGCTCGACGGCTACACCCGCGAAGCGGTGCTGGCGAAGATCCAGCCCAAGCCGGCCGGCCAGGTGGTGGTGCGGCGCATGCTGCAGCAGGACGCCCTGAAGGACTTCATCGGCGGCAACGAGCGCCTGCGCGAATGGGTCAGCCGCCAACGCGGCATTCCCCTGGCGATCTTCGTCGAAGGTGGCTATGTCACGCCCAGGGAACTGGCCAAGCGCCTGCCGCCCAGCCAGTTCGCCGAGACCGCGCCGGGCGTGTTCATCGCCCGCCTGCCGCTGGTGGTCGCCCAGGGCGCCACCCTGCATGTCGGTCAGGAGGTCAAGGAGCTGCGCCTGTCCCAGGAGCGCGGCGCCTTCCTGGTCAACGACGGCAAGCTGTTCATCACCGACACCCAGCTCACCGCCTGGAACGAAAGCAAGGGCGAGCCGGCCTGGTTCCAGCAGCCCAAAACCTTCCGCCCGTTCCTGGTGTCCTGGGGCGGCAGCGAGCTGTACATCGCCAAGAGCCGGGTCAGCAGCCTGGGCTACGACAACTCCAAGTCCTACGGCATCTCCATCACCCAGTACACGCCGGGCATGCACGCCCGCCTCAAGCGCCCGCAGCCGACCGGCTGGCTGGTGGATTCCGAGTTCGTCGACCACTGGTACGGCTTCTACTGCTTCGAGGCGCAGAACGTGGTGATCAAGGGCAACACCTACCGCGACAACATCGTCTACGGCATCGACCCGCACGACCGCTCGCACGGCCTGATCATCGCCAACAACAGGGTCTACGGCACCAGGAAGAAGCACGGCATCATCATTTCGCGGGAGGTCAATGACAGCTGGATCATCAACAACAAGAGCTACGACAACCGGCTCTCCGGCATCGTCATCGACCGTAACAGCGTGGGCAACCTGATCGCCTACAACCACGTCTACCGCAACCATTCCGACGGCATCACCCTGTACGAGAGCCCGGATAACCTGCTGTGGGGCAACCAGGTGCTGAACAACGCGCGCCACGGCATCCGCATCCGCAACAGCGTGAACATCCGCCTGTACCAGAACCTCGCCGCGGCCAATGGCCTGACCGGCATCTATGGCCACATCAAGGATCTCTCCGATACCGACCGCGACATCGCGCTCGACCCCTTCGACACCAAGGTGTCGATGATCGTGGTCGGCGGCGAGCTGGCCGCCAATGGCTCTAGCCCGCTGTCGATCGACTCGCCGCTGAGCCTGGAGCTCTACAACGTGGCCCTCACCGCGCCATCGAAGAGCACCGGCATCACCTTCAGCGGCGTGCTCGGCGAACGCCAGGAAGAAATTCTCGACCTGCTGGTACGGCGCAAGAAGGCCGTGCTCATCGACCCCGTCGAAAGCCAGGCCGAACTCCAGGACTGA
- a CDS encoding alginate O-acetyltransferase: MNRYHRIRPLALAGSLLTLASTAALAAPQYQARAIGPLCPAAQNPSNYNSKYLSFFTTLVQGEGDWLFRTRYDLRTDFGTTAEGYRQFKRLHDALKARGIELMIVYQPTRGLVNREKLTAEEKASFDYELAKKNYLQAVAELRKTGIWVPDLSPLFDERDQATDYYFKADHHWTPAGAERTAKLVAETMQQIPGFAEIPKKEFESKVTGLLPKAGTLHKTATSFCGVSYATQYVDRYETVAAGTSGGDDLFGDESNPQIALVGTSNSGPAYNFAGFLEQYSGAEVLNMSVSGGGFDSALLQYMSSQEFHDSPPKILVWEFATHYDLAQQSFYRQAVPLVNNGCAGRPVVMKNKVTLKPGSNEVLVNGADQLRTLAARDYLVDLTFSDPSVHESMATIWYLNGRRENFKIEQSDRVDTGGRYVFELRNDADWRDLNVLAMEIHSPENMPAQLSVEATLCKRAGPGDKALTAQAE; encoded by the coding sequence ATGAACCGCTATCACCGCATTCGCCCGCTGGCTCTCGCCGGCTCCCTGCTGACCCTGGCCAGCACCGCCGCCCTCGCCGCGCCGCAATACCAGGCCCGCGCCATCGGCCCGCTGTGCCCGGCCGCGCAGAACCCGAGCAACTACAACAGCAAGTACCTGAGCTTCTTCACCACCCTGGTGCAGGGTGAGGGCGACTGGCTGTTCCGTACCCGCTACGACCTGCGCACCGACTTTGGCACCACGGCGGAAGGCTACCGCCAGTTCAAGCGCCTGCACGACGCGCTCAAGGCGCGCGGCATCGAGCTGATGATCGTCTACCAGCCGACCCGCGGCCTGGTGAACCGCGAGAAGCTCACGGCCGAAGAGAAGGCCAGCTTCGACTACGAGCTGGCGAAAAAGAACTACCTGCAGGCGGTGGCCGAGCTGCGCAAGACCGGGATCTGGGTGCCCGACCTGTCGCCGCTGTTCGACGAGCGGGATCAGGCTACCGACTACTACTTCAAGGCCGACCACCACTGGACACCAGCCGGTGCCGAGCGTACCGCCAAGCTGGTGGCCGAAACGATGCAGCAGATTCCCGGCTTCGCCGAGATTCCCAAGAAGGAATTCGAGAGCAAGGTCACCGGCCTGCTGCCCAAGGCCGGCACCCTGCACAAGACTGCTACCAGCTTCTGTGGCGTCAGCTACGCCACCCAGTACGTCGACCGCTACGAAACCGTAGCGGCAGGCACGAGCGGTGGCGACGACCTGTTCGGCGACGAGTCCAACCCGCAGATTGCCCTGGTCGGCACCAGCAACAGCGGCCCGGCCTACAACTTTGCCGGTTTCCTCGAGCAGTACAGCGGCGCCGAGGTGCTCAACATGTCGGTCAGCGGCGGCGGCTTCGACAGCGCCCTGCTGCAGTACATGAGCAGCCAGGAATTCCACGACAGCCCGCCGAAGATTCTGGTCTGGGAGTTCGCCACCCACTACGACCTGGCGCAGCAGAGCTTCTATCGCCAGGCCGTGCCGCTGGTGAACAACGGCTGCGCAGGCCGCCCGGTGGTGATGAAGAACAAGGTCACCCTCAAGCCAGGCAGCAACGAGGTGCTGGTCAACGGCGCGGATCAGCTGCGCACCCTGGCCGCGCGCGATTACCTGGTCGACCTGACCTTCAGCGACCCGTCCGTGCATGAGTCCATGGCCACCATCTGGTACCTCAACGGCCGCCGCGAGAACTTCAAGATCGAACAGAGCGACCGCGTCGATACTGGTGGCCGCTACGTCTTCGAGCTGCGCAACGATGCCGACTGGCGCGACCTCAACGTGCTCGCCATGGAGATCCACAGCCCGGAAAACATGCCGGCCCAGCTCAGCGTCGAAGCCACCCTGTGCAAGCGCGCCGGCCCCGGCGACAAGGCGCTGACGGCGCAGGCCGAGTGA